A stretch of the Candidatus Poribacteria bacterium genome encodes the following:
- a CDS encoding amidohydrolase family protein gives MDKVDVHVHVFAKLSDEYPRGVSGLAPADKEAPAEQLLREMDAADIDKTVLVDMGGTRIEEHRYVTHCVQKWPDRFTATGLVDADDPDPSTCLKELVEATGIEGIRIGDLGNPNATRVEDLKAYPLFQCADELGVNINIYTGSPNIDCVEMLAGAFPNLNISLDHLGIMPSTPSVVDRWGRPRFDDECLPPATYSRVIDMARFPNVYIKVSGEYAFSKKPWPYEDMKPMVEQIYQAYGPERMMWCTDSPWILEEPGYQKLVDLIDFHLPSLRKDEKDKIMGETALKIWFKRGN, from the coding sequence ATGGATAAGGTAGATGTACATGTGCACGTATTTGCCAAGCTGAGTGACGAATATCCGCGCGGCGTCAGTGGCTTAGCACCAGCGGACAAAGAAGCCCCAGCTGAACAACTCCTGCGAGAGATGGACGCGGCGGATATCGACAAGACGGTATTGGTCGATATGGGGGGCACTCGGATCGAGGAGCATAGGTATGTAACCCACTGTGTCCAGAAGTGGCCCGACCGCTTCACCGCGACCGGGCTAGTGGATGCAGACGATCCAGATCCATCCACGTGCCTGAAGGAATTGGTCGAAGCTACCGGTATTGAAGGTATCCGAATTGGCGATCTAGGCAATCCGAATGCCACACGTGTCGAGGACCTGAAGGCTTACCCTCTGTTTCAGTGTGCGGACGAGTTGGGCGTCAACATCAATATCTATACAGGTAGCCCCAATATCGACTGTGTCGAGATGTTGGCGGGTGCTTTTCCAAACCTCAACATCTCTCTGGATCATCTCGGTATCATGCCGAGTACTCCCAGCGTAGTAGACCGCTGGGGACGCCCCCGCTTTGATGATGAGTGCTTGCCGCCTGCAACCTACTCACGGGTTATCGACATGGCACGGTTCCCCAATGTGTACATCAAGGTTTCGGGCGAGTACGCTTTTTCCAAGAAGCCTTGGCCCTACGAAGACATGAAACCGATGGTCGAGCAAATCTACCAAGCCTATGGACCTGAACGCATGATGTGGTGTACAGATTCTCCATGGATCCTCGAAGAGCCGGGCTACCAGAAACTGGTGGATCTAATCGATTTTCACCTACCTTCTCTCCGCAAGGACGAAAAAGACAAAATTATGGGCGAGACTGCGTTGAAGATTTGGTTCAAAAGGGGGAATTGA
- a CDS encoding phytanoyl-CoA dioxygenase family protein, with the protein MIPGTHLNRIPLHDQLVPAHEQGARFIEEDHPIMFNDHPDQVNVFAKSGALVLADARVLHSAHRNLTDERRTLILAWHKRPMTIPDNWEGDIPEIIANRDPNQEYTGSRIPRELLQ; encoded by the coding sequence ATTATCCCCGGCACCCATCTTAACCGCATTCCGCTGCACGATCAACTGGTTCCAGCTCACGAACAAGGGGCTCGATTTATTGAGGAGGATCATCCAATCATGTTCAATGATCACCCAGATCAGGTAAACGTCTTTGCCAAATCGGGCGCGCTTGTCTTAGCGGATGCCCGTGTCTTGCATTCAGCGCACAGGAACCTGACAGACGAGCGGCGAACCCTGATCTTAGCGTGGCATAAGCGTCCCATGACAATTCCTGACAATTGGGAGGGCGATATTCCTGAGATCATTGCTAACCGCGACCCGAATCAGGAATACACTGGCTCTCGCATCCCTAGAGAATTGCTTCAATAG